A genome region from Populus alba chromosome 3, ASM523922v2, whole genome shotgun sequence includes the following:
- the LOC118028604 gene encoding protein FAR-RED IMPAIRED RESPONSE 1 isoform X1 yields the protein MGIDLEQPSGEYHKEDRRPNVNVNTVDGGGGGHERDQIIVNSPDIGGNGCEKTGTVINRRVLDGRKKPNAGDGINLNSVKDAEPHDGMEFESKDEAFSFYKEYAKSVGFSTITKASRRSRISGKFIDAKFVCTRYGNKRDTSTIELPQPVSNADAATSLPVKRKRGRINQSWSKTDCKACMHVKRRQQDGRWVVRSFIKEHNHEIFPDQAYYFRGHRNLNLGNDNVDALHAIRARTKKLYVAMSRQSGGHRKHENQKGGVTNPSGNTKHLALDEGDAQAMLDHFMHMQDENPNFFYAVDLNEEQQLRNVFWVDAKGRLDYGNFGDVIFFDTTYLKNEYKLPFAPFIGVNHHFQFLLLGCALVADETKTTYVWLMRAWLRAMGGHAPRVILTDQDNALKEAIQEVFPNSRHCFCLWHVFSKIPEKLSYVTRQHENFMLKFKKCIFKSWTSEQFEKRWWKMVEIFNLRNDVWFQSLYEDRQRWIPVFMIDNFLAGMSTTQRSESINTLFDRYMQRKTTLKEFLEQQKAMLQEKLEEEAKADFETWHKQPGLKSPSPFGKQMASIYTHAIFKKFQVEVLGVVACHPRKETEDGETQTFKVQDFEDNQYFIVVWNETTSYLSCSCRLFEFNGFLCRHVLIVMQMSGLHIIPSQYILKRWTKDAKSRQIMREQSDVVESRVQRYNDLCRRAFKLGDEGSLSQESYNIAFNALEDALRKCENVNNSIQNIIEPTSPPSNGPLDYDEVNQAHGATKTSRKKDTSRKKQVHPDPEVIPIRMHDSWQQMEQLNSRVPTLDGYFGSQQTGQGMGHLNAIASSRDDCYSNPHSMQGLGQLNAIAPNDDAHYMMQQRMQGMGQIQFRPQTIPSFFDVQDGLQEMDSSNLGSSQLHGLATKHLHQKHLSR from the exons ATGGGGATAGATCTGGAGCAACCTTCAGGAGAATATCATAAGGAAGATAGAAGGCCCAATGTGAATGTTAATACGgtggatggtggtggtggaggacaTGAAAGAGATCAAATCATTGTGAATTCTCCTGACATTGGTGGGAATGGTTGTGAGAAGACTGGAACAGTTATAAATAGAAGAGTTCTTGATGgtagaaaaaaaccaaatgctGGAGATGGAATAAACTTGAACTCTGTGAAAGATGCAGAGCCCCATGATGGAATGGAATTTGAATCGAAGGATGAAGCATTTTCATTCTACAAAGAGTATGCTAAGTCTGTGGGATTTTCCACCATAACAAAAGCGAGCCGACGATCAAGGATATCTGGAAAATTTATTGACGCAAAGTTTGTGTGCACTAGATATGGGAACAAGCGGGACACCAGTACAATAGAATTGCCACAGCCTGTTTCAAATGCAGATGCTGCAACAAGCCTTCCTGTCAAGAGAAAACGTGGTAGAATAAATCAGTCTTGGTCAAAAACAGATTGCAAAGCTTGCATGCATGTTAAGAGAAGGCAGCAAGATGGAAGATGGGTTGTCCGCAGTTTCATCAAGGAGCACAACCATGAAATCTTTCCCGACCAGGCATATTACTTTCGCGGTCATAGGAATTTAAATTTGGGTAACGACAATGTTGATGCGTTGCATGCTATCAGGGCGAGGACAAAAAAATTGTATGTTGCAATGTCTAGACAATCAGGTGGGCATAGGAAACATGAGAACCAGAAGGGTGGTGTTACAAATCCATCTGGCAACACAAAGCATTTGGCTTTGGATGAAGGAGATGCTCAAGCTATGCTTGATCATTTTATGCATATGCAAGATGAGAATCCCAACTTCTTTTATGCAGTCGATCTGAATGAAGAACAGCAGTTGAGAAATGTTTTCTGGGTTGATGCCAAAGGTAGGCTTGATTATGGAAATTTCGGTGATGTCATTTTCTTTGATACCACGTATCTCAAGAACGAGTACAAATTGCCATTTGCTCCCTTTATTGGTGTTAACCACCACTTCCAGTTTCTGTTGCTTGGATGTGCATTAGTTGCTGATGAAACTAAAACAACATATGTTTGGTTGATGCGAGCATGGCTTCGGGCAATGGGTGGTCATGCTCCAAGAGTGATACTCACCGACCAAGACAATGCCCTGAAAGAAGCTATTCAAGAGGTCTTTCCTAATTCACGCCATTGTTTTTGCTTGTGGCATGTATTCAGCAAGATTCCTGAGAAGCTGAGTTATGTGACAAGGCAGCATGAAAATTTCAtgttgaaatttaagaaatgcATCTTTAAGTCTTGGACCAGTGAACAGTTTGAAAAAAGATGGTGGAAAATGGTCGAGATATTCAATTTAAGAAATGATGTATGGTTTCAATCGTTGTATGAAGATCGTCAAAGATGGATACCGGTTTTCATGATAGACAACTTTTTGGCAGGGATGTCTACGACCCAGCGGTCAGAAAGTATAAACACTCTATTTGACAGATACATGCAAAGGAAAACCACCCTGAAAGAGTTTCTTGAACAGCAAAAAGCAATGCTACAAGAGAAGTTAGAAGAGGAAGCAAAAGCAGATTTTGAAACTTGGCATAAGCAACCAGGGTTGAAATCTCCATCACCCTTTGGGAAACAAATGGCCTCAATATACACACatgcaatatttaaaaagttccAGGTTGAGGTTTTAGGAGTCGTTGCTTGTCATCCTAGAAAAGAGACTGAAGATGGAGAAACCCAAACTTTCAAAGTTCAAGATTTCGAAGATAACCAATATTTCATTGTGGTGTGGAATGAGACGACATCATATCTATCTTGTTCATGCCGTTTGTTTGAGTTTAATGGTTTTCTTTGTAGACACGTGTTGATTGTTATGCAAATGTCAGGTCTGCACATCATTCCATCTCAGTATATATTGAAACGTTGGACAAAGGATGCAAAGAGCAGACAAATTATGAGAGAACAGTCAGATGTGGTCGAGTCCAGGGTTCAACGCTACAACGATCTATGTCGACGGGCCTTTAAACTGGGTGATGAAGGTTCTTTATCTCAAGAGAGTTACAATATTGCATTCAATGCACTGGAAGATGCTTTGAGAAAGTGCGAGAATGTtaataattcaattcaaaacataatagAACCAACTTCGCCCCCTTCAAACGGTCCTCTTGACTATGATGAAGTGAATCAAGCTCATGGTGCGACCAAGACAAGTAGGAAGAAAGATACATCCAGAAAGAAGCAG GTACATCCAGACCCAGAGGTCATACCCATTCGGATGCATGATAGCTGGCAACAAATG GAACAGCTAAACTCAAGGGTTCCAACTCTCGACGGGTATTTTGGCTCTCAACAAACTGGGCAGGGAATG ggACATCTAAATGCCATAGCTTCTAGTCGTGATGATTGTTATAGTAATCCACATAGCATGCAAGGGCTG GGACAATTGAATGCTATTGCACCAAATGATGATGCTCATTACATGATGCAACAAAGGATGCAAGGGATG GGGCAGATACAATTCAGACCGCAGACTATTCCCAGTTTTTTCGATGTTCAGGATGGTCTACAAGAAATG GACTCATCAAATCTGGGATCCTCTCAGTTGCATGGCTTGGCAACTAAACATTTGCATCAGAAACATCTATCTCGTTAG
- the LOC118028604 gene encoding protein FAR-RED IMPAIRED RESPONSE 1 isoform X2, which translates to MGIDLEQPSGEYHKEDRRPNVNVNTVDGGGGGHERDQIIVNSPDIGGNGCEKTGTVINRRVLDGRKKPNAGDGINLNSVKDAEPHDGMEFESKDEAFSFYKEYAKSVGFSTITKASRRSRISGKFIDAKFVCTRYGNKRDTSTIELPQPVSNADAATSLPVKRKRGRINQSWSKTDCKACMHVKRRQQDGRWVVRSFIKEHNHEIFPDQAYYFRGHRNLNLGNDNVDALHAIRARTKKLYVAMSRQSGGHRKHENQKGGVTNPSGNTKHLALDEGDAQAMLDHFMHMQDENPNFFYAVDLNEEQQLRNVFWVDAKGRLDYGNFGDVIFFDTTYLKNEYKLPFAPFIGVNHHFQFLLLGCALVADETKTTYVWLMRAWLRAMGGHAPRVILTDQDNALKEAIQEVFPNSRHCFCLWHVFSKIPEKLSYVTRQHENFMLKFKKCIFKSWTSEQFEKRWWKMVEIFNLRNDVWFQSLYEDRQRWIPVFMIDNFLAGMSTTQRSESINTLFDRYMQRKTTLKEFLEQQKAMLQEKLEEEAKADFETWHKQPGLKSPSPFGKQMASIYTHAIFKKFQVEVLGVVACHPRKETEDGETQTFKVQDFEDNQYFIVVWNETTSYLSCSCRLFEFNGFLCRHVLIVMQMSGLHIIPSQYILKRWTKDAKSRQIMREQSDVVESRVQRYNDLCRRAFKLGDEGSLSQESYNIAFNALEDALRKCENVNNSIQNIIEPTSPPSNGPLDYDEVNQAHGATKTSRKKDTSRKKQVHPDPEVIPIRMHDSWQQMEQLNSRVPTLDGYFGSQQTGQGMGQLNAIAPNDDAHYMMQQRMQGMGQIQFRPQTIPSFFDVQDGLQEMDSSNLGSSQLHGLATKHLHQKHLSR; encoded by the exons ATGGGGATAGATCTGGAGCAACCTTCAGGAGAATATCATAAGGAAGATAGAAGGCCCAATGTGAATGTTAATACGgtggatggtggtggtggaggacaTGAAAGAGATCAAATCATTGTGAATTCTCCTGACATTGGTGGGAATGGTTGTGAGAAGACTGGAACAGTTATAAATAGAAGAGTTCTTGATGgtagaaaaaaaccaaatgctGGAGATGGAATAAACTTGAACTCTGTGAAAGATGCAGAGCCCCATGATGGAATGGAATTTGAATCGAAGGATGAAGCATTTTCATTCTACAAAGAGTATGCTAAGTCTGTGGGATTTTCCACCATAACAAAAGCGAGCCGACGATCAAGGATATCTGGAAAATTTATTGACGCAAAGTTTGTGTGCACTAGATATGGGAACAAGCGGGACACCAGTACAATAGAATTGCCACAGCCTGTTTCAAATGCAGATGCTGCAACAAGCCTTCCTGTCAAGAGAAAACGTGGTAGAATAAATCAGTCTTGGTCAAAAACAGATTGCAAAGCTTGCATGCATGTTAAGAGAAGGCAGCAAGATGGAAGATGGGTTGTCCGCAGTTTCATCAAGGAGCACAACCATGAAATCTTTCCCGACCAGGCATATTACTTTCGCGGTCATAGGAATTTAAATTTGGGTAACGACAATGTTGATGCGTTGCATGCTATCAGGGCGAGGACAAAAAAATTGTATGTTGCAATGTCTAGACAATCAGGTGGGCATAGGAAACATGAGAACCAGAAGGGTGGTGTTACAAATCCATCTGGCAACACAAAGCATTTGGCTTTGGATGAAGGAGATGCTCAAGCTATGCTTGATCATTTTATGCATATGCAAGATGAGAATCCCAACTTCTTTTATGCAGTCGATCTGAATGAAGAACAGCAGTTGAGAAATGTTTTCTGGGTTGATGCCAAAGGTAGGCTTGATTATGGAAATTTCGGTGATGTCATTTTCTTTGATACCACGTATCTCAAGAACGAGTACAAATTGCCATTTGCTCCCTTTATTGGTGTTAACCACCACTTCCAGTTTCTGTTGCTTGGATGTGCATTAGTTGCTGATGAAACTAAAACAACATATGTTTGGTTGATGCGAGCATGGCTTCGGGCAATGGGTGGTCATGCTCCAAGAGTGATACTCACCGACCAAGACAATGCCCTGAAAGAAGCTATTCAAGAGGTCTTTCCTAATTCACGCCATTGTTTTTGCTTGTGGCATGTATTCAGCAAGATTCCTGAGAAGCTGAGTTATGTGACAAGGCAGCATGAAAATTTCAtgttgaaatttaagaaatgcATCTTTAAGTCTTGGACCAGTGAACAGTTTGAAAAAAGATGGTGGAAAATGGTCGAGATATTCAATTTAAGAAATGATGTATGGTTTCAATCGTTGTATGAAGATCGTCAAAGATGGATACCGGTTTTCATGATAGACAACTTTTTGGCAGGGATGTCTACGACCCAGCGGTCAGAAAGTATAAACACTCTATTTGACAGATACATGCAAAGGAAAACCACCCTGAAAGAGTTTCTTGAACAGCAAAAAGCAATGCTACAAGAGAAGTTAGAAGAGGAAGCAAAAGCAGATTTTGAAACTTGGCATAAGCAACCAGGGTTGAAATCTCCATCACCCTTTGGGAAACAAATGGCCTCAATATACACACatgcaatatttaaaaagttccAGGTTGAGGTTTTAGGAGTCGTTGCTTGTCATCCTAGAAAAGAGACTGAAGATGGAGAAACCCAAACTTTCAAAGTTCAAGATTTCGAAGATAACCAATATTTCATTGTGGTGTGGAATGAGACGACATCATATCTATCTTGTTCATGCCGTTTGTTTGAGTTTAATGGTTTTCTTTGTAGACACGTGTTGATTGTTATGCAAATGTCAGGTCTGCACATCATTCCATCTCAGTATATATTGAAACGTTGGACAAAGGATGCAAAGAGCAGACAAATTATGAGAGAACAGTCAGATGTGGTCGAGTCCAGGGTTCAACGCTACAACGATCTATGTCGACGGGCCTTTAAACTGGGTGATGAAGGTTCTTTATCTCAAGAGAGTTACAATATTGCATTCAATGCACTGGAAGATGCTTTGAGAAAGTGCGAGAATGTtaataattcaattcaaaacataatagAACCAACTTCGCCCCCTTCAAACGGTCCTCTTGACTATGATGAAGTGAATCAAGCTCATGGTGCGACCAAGACAAGTAGGAAGAAAGATACATCCAGAAAGAAGCAG GTACATCCAGACCCAGAGGTCATACCCATTCGGATGCATGATAGCTGGCAACAAATG GAACAGCTAAACTCAAGGGTTCCAACTCTCGACGGGTATTTTGGCTCTCAACAAACTGGGCAGGGAATG GGACAATTGAATGCTATTGCACCAAATGATGATGCTCATTACATGATGCAACAAAGGATGCAAGGGATG GGGCAGATACAATTCAGACCGCAGACTATTCCCAGTTTTTTCGATGTTCAGGATGGTCTACAAGAAATG GACTCATCAAATCTGGGATCCTCTCAGTTGCATGGCTTGGCAACTAAACATTTGCATCAGAAACATCTATCTCGTTAG